One Festucalex cinctus isolate MCC-2025b chromosome 1, RoL_Fcin_1.0, whole genome shotgun sequence genomic region harbors:
- the rnf31 gene encoding E3 ubiquitin-protein ligase RNF31: MPSLSEQLQEARSQAEVCLYSGGRVVEVWAGVRVMANLPLPPCSKYHHIAAEIMVIENSFGSNRKETLASLQRLSTALNILEKYGCNLTNPNRPKYWRTVKHNNPVFRATVDAIQGGRAVLCLYGYSNQQPDALSFPDDVTDPDVGKVAAVTLEVMSLRMELEMLIKETHPHPEFYERIIPTLRHKDVGLNTDAVVSRSSFGSSKHHSDSQSKSLAFPLQHHSMRESSHARSLSSTHQSLKPIQAAFPPFKKHPENCTMCGIFRITVHCLTCLQGMCSECDRLYHSYPERAKHRRTAVTTTTSAPTSKSGNSKSSSTWHCLHCTKVNSCQDVLCEGCECPRYESLGSAADESPPATITEWQCKSCTMVNAASSILCEVCERPRLATRPPVTPSHPPITPPRPPAPVLGMPGDPDSQWVCQFCTYLNYSPATVCEMCDLARPEPAPLPSKLRPPSPVRRVPALPVKPKQLTQEDPNSCRQRRMKEDGLKLIQLIRDGEKNGISPEEVYTCMRVVKDTNIMPCKWLKSELPQQLDKISLLSAMLSYQSANGSCEFPTEDSGKAYENFKAKVAVQLSRAEAKQAWLTTGGDPERAARQALRDRLAKVKMLCSLGFSDEAHCHEVLRQSGGEVRGALAVLQRPLLEPFHERIWSDKPEPAVDIHHPDKQRICRRLLAVYDLPSWGRCELALSLLQEHNAPYSLEDVVQAVRESHDREFIKRVLAKECPICLSVFPHSKMQSLTSCQCSVCCGCFQQHFTIAVRDKHIRDMVCPVCWEPDINDPEDLNSYFSTLDIQLRECLEPEVYELFHKKLTEQALIKDPKFLWCCHCSYGFIYDGDQLKVTCFQCRNSFCAQCKKPWESQHAGLSCEQFQSWKRENDPEYQKQGLAGYLRDNGITCPNCRFQYALSKGGCMHFCCSQCRYQFCSGCNNPFHTTCAVDECTVSGLHAHHPRDCLFYLRDWEPSRLQALLENNGVAYNTEPPPGTQTGLCGVIEQKDDGGQQPDSACGAQTQTGHAGLCEKHYREYLVSLINSYSIDPARLYSSNELLLACRRYKVDDTRGDGEDGFNYYGRLLEKLMDEVPLGDKVPRKK; the protein is encoded by the exons ATGCCCTCCCTATCGGAACAGCTGCAAGAGGCACGCAGTCAGGCAGAAGTGTGTCTGTACTCTGGTGGCAGGGTGGTGGAAGTGTGGGCTGGTGTGAGGGTGATGGCTAATCTTCCTTTACCGCCATGCTCCAAATACCACCACATTGCTGCAGAAATCATGGTGATAGAAAACAGCTTTGGCAGCAACAGAAAAGAG ACACTTGCATCACTGCAGCGCTTATCTACAGCTCTGAACATCCTAGAAAAGTATGGGTGTAACCTGACAAATCCCAACAGACCCAAGTACTGGAGAACTGTCAAACACAACAATCCAGTGTTCAGGGCCACTGTTGATGCTATCCAG GGAGGAAGGGCTGTGCTTTGTCTCTATGGTTACTCCAATCAGCAGCCGGATGCGCTCAGCTTCCCTGATGATGTCACAGATCCTGATGTAGGCAAAGTTGCTGCTGTAACTCTGGAGGTGATGAGCCTCAGGATGGAGCTAGAAATGCTTATCAAG GAGACTCATCCTCATCCGGAATTCTATGAGAGAATCATTCCTACTTTGAGACACAAG GATGTGGGTTTGAACACAGATGCTGTGGTCAGCCGTTCGTCTTTCGGCAGTAGTAAACATCATTCAGACAGCCAGTCCAAGTCGCTGGCCTTCCCTCTCCAGCATCATTCCATGAGGGAGAGCAGCCACGCTCGCTCACTCTCCTCCACCCATCAAAGTCTCAAGCCCATTCAGGCCGCGTTCCCTCCCTTCAAGAAACACCCAG AGAACTGCACTATGTGTGGAATATTTCGCATCACTGTCCACTGCCTGACCTGCCTGCAAGGCATGTGTTCCGAGTGTGACAGACTGTACCATTCCTACCCTGAAAGGGCCAAGCATCGTCGAACTGCTGTCACAACCACCACTTCTGCACCAACGTCCAAAAGTGGAAATAGTAAAAG TTCTTCCACCTGGCATTGCCTTCACTGTACAAAAGTCAACTCATGCCAGGATGTGCTGTGTGAGGGTTGTGAGTGCCCTCGCTATGAATCACTCGGATCTGCTGCAGATGAATCTCCACCAGCTACCATTACAG AGTGGCAGTGTAAGAGCTGCACTATGGTCAATGCAGCCAGCAGCATTCTGTGTGAGGTGTGTGAAAGACCTCGTTTGGCCACGCGACCTCCGGTTACCCCCTCGCACCCTCCTATCACCCCACCCAGACCACCAGCACCTGTGCTGGGCATGCCTGGGGACCCTGACAGCCAG TGGGTGTGTCAGTTCTGTACATATCTCAACTACTCGCCTGCCACAGTTTGTGAGATGTGTGACCTAGCCCGTCCAGAGCCCGCACCTCTGCCGTCAAAGCTCCGCCCCCCCTCCCCAGTCAGACGGGTCCCCGCTCTGCCAGTCAAACCCAAACAACTGACGCAAGAAGACCCCAACTCTTGTCGGCAGCGGCGAATGAAGGAGGATGGCCTGAAGCTAATACAGCTGATTCGA GATGGGGAGAAGAATGGCATCAGCCCAGAGGAGGTGTACACGTGCATGAGGGTGGTTAAAGATACCAACATTATGCCTTGCAAATGGTTGAAGTCAGAACTGCCTCAACAACTGGACAAGATCAGCTTGTTGTCGGCAATGCTCTCCTATCAGTCTGCA AACGGGTCGTGTGAGTTCCCCACTGAGGATTCTGGAAAAGCGTATGAAAATTTCAAAGCAAAAGTTGCAGTCCAGCTTTCCAGAGCAGAAGCCAAGCAGGCCTGGCTGACGACAGGAGGTGACCCTGAGAGGGCTGCCAGACAAGCTCTACGAGACAGACTCGCAAAA GTAAAGATGCTGTGCTCATTGGGCTTCAGTGATGAAGCTCATTGTCATGAGGTTTTGAGGCAAAGTGGGGGAGAGGTTAGAGGGGCGCTGGCTGTTTTGCAGCGCCCCCTACTGGAACCCTTTCATGAACGGATATGGAGTGACAAGCCTGAGCCAGCCGTTGATATCCACCACCCTGACAAACAG CGTATATGTCGGAGGTTACTAGCGGTATATGACCTTCCCAGCTGGGGCCGCTGCGAGCTGGCGCTATCTCTCCTTCAAGAGCACAATGCCCCCTACTCCCTGGAGGATGTAGTACAGGCCGTGCGGGAGTCACATGACAGGGAGTTCATCAAAAGAGTCCTGGCCAAAGAATGTCCCATCTGCCTTTCTGTCTTTCCCCATAGTAAG ATGCAGTCCCTGACATCGTGCCAGTGTTCCGTGTGTTGTGGTTGTTTCCAGCAGCATTTCACCATCGCCGTCAGGGACAaacatatcagagacatggtgTGTCCCGTCTGCTGGGAGCCCGACATCAATGACCCTGAGGATCTCAACAGCTACTTCTCCACTTTGGACATCCAG CTGAGGGAGTGTCTGGAACCCGAAGTATATGAACTCTTCCATAAGAAGCTGACAGAGCAGGCCCTTATCAAGGACCCAAAGTTCCTGTGGTGCTGCCAT TGTTCGTATGGGTTCATCTATGATGGAGACCAGCTTAAAGTCACATGTTTTCAGTGccgcaacagtttttgtgctCAGTGCAAAAAGCCT TGGGAATCTCAGCATGCTGGTTTATCCTGTGAACAATTCCAGTCCTGGAAGAGAGAGAACGATCCAGAGTATCAGAAACAGGGCCTGGCTGGCTACTTGCGAGACAACGGCATTA CCTGCCCGAACTGTCGCTTCCAGTATGCGCTGTCGAAAGGCGGCTGCATGCACTTCTGCTGTTCTCAGTGTCGCTACCAGTTCTGCAGTGGTTGCAACAACCCATTCCATACT ACCTGCGCCGTGGATGAGTGTACTGTATCTGGACTCCATGCCCATCACCCCAGGGACTGTCTTTTCTATTTGAGAGACTGGGAACCTTCGAGACTCCAGGCTTTGTTGGAG AATAATGGTGTTGCGTACAATACTGAGCCCCCTCCTGGAACACAGACAG GGCTGTGTGGCGTGATCGAGCAGAAGGATGACGGAGGCCAGCAGCCTGACTCAGCTTGTGGAGCGCAGACCCAAACTGGACATGCTGGACTCTGCGA GAAGCATTATAGAGAGTACCTGGTCAGCTTGATCAACAGCTACTCCATCGACCCAGCGCGACTGTACAGCTCCAATGAACTGCTGCTGGCCTGCAGGAGGTACAAGGTAGATGACACCCGCGGGGACGGAGAGGATGGATTCAACTACTACGGCCGACTGCTTGAG AAACTAATGGATGAAGTACCACTGGGTGACAAGGTCCCACGCAAGAAATAA